GACCGGGGTGATGAACAGTGTCAGCATCTGCGAGACGATCAGGCCGCCGACGACGGCGATGCCGAGCGGTTGGCGCAGTTCCGAGCTTGCGCCGGTGCCGAGCGCGATCGGCAGGGCGCCGAGCAAGGCGCAAAAAGTCGTCATCATGATCGGCCGGAAGCGTCGCACGCAGGCCTCGTGGATCGCCGCCGTCGCCTTTTCGCCCGTCGTGCGCATGGTCTCCACCGCCACGTCGATCATCATGATCGCGTTTTTCTTGACGATGCCGATCAGCATCAACAGGCCGATAAGCGCGATGATCGACAGATCGAAGCCCATGATCTTCAGCGCCAGCAGCGCGCCGAAGGCCGCGGCCGGCAGGCCGGAGAGGATGGTGAGCGGATGGATGAAGCTCTCATAGAGCACGCCAAGCACGACATAGATGGTCAGCACCGCCGCCAGGATCAAATAGGGCGTATTGCCCTGCGACTGCTGGAAAATCTCCGCCGTACCGCCATAGGAGGTGAAGACGTCCGCCGGTGTGGCGATGTCCTTCTTGATCTGGTCGACCGCCGTCGTCGCATCGCTGAGCGAGACGCCTTCCGGCAGGTTGAAGGAAACAGTGGTCGAGACCAGCTGCCCCGTCTGGTTGATGGTGACCGGGCCGGTGGTGCGTTGCACATGGGCGAAGTTCGACAGCGGCACCAGGCTGCCATTGGCGGAGGCGACACGAATTTCCGACAGCTTCTGGTCGTCCCAGGGTTTGCTGGTGTCGTATTCGACGATGACATTGTAGCTATCGCCGGTCGACTGGATTTCCGCAGCTGAATAGCCGCTGAAGGATTCCTGCAGCGTCGTGCGCAGCGTGTCGTTGTCAATCCCATAGGCGGCCGCCCGCTCGGTATCGATGACGATGTTGGCCTGCAGGGCGTTGTTCTGGGCGTCCGAAGTCACGTCGGTGAACAGGCGGTCCTTGCGCATCGCCGCCTGGATCTTGCCGGCCCAGAGGTTGGTCTGATCGGCACTCAGCGCCTGCACCACCAGCTGATACTGGCTGGCGGTCTGGCGGCCGCCGAAGCGCAGGCTCTGGTTCGGCGTCACGAAGGCCTGCAGTCCGGGGATCTTGTTGATCGCCGTGCGCAGCTCGCGCAGCGTCTGGTCAAGCGGCGGACGCGCCTTCTTGTCCTTGAGTTCGACGAACATCGAGCCGTTGTTCTGCGGTTTGTTCGGATTGCCGCCGATCGTCGACATCACGTGGTTGACCGCCGGGTTCGCCTTGACGGCGGCTGCCGCCTGCTGCTGCAGCGCTTCCATGGCCGAATAGGAAATGTCCTGCCGGGCCTGCGTGCTGATCGTCAGGCGGCCGATATCTTCCTGCGGGAAGAAGCTCGTCGGCAGCGTCATGAAGAAGTAGATCGTCAGCGCCACCGAGCCGAGGAAAACCCCGAGGATTGTGGGGCGATGCTGAAGGCACCAGCCAACCGCCCTGTCGTAGCCGTTGAGCGTCCGCTCGAAGCCGGCATCGAAGATGCGGATGATGAGCGGTGGGCGGCTGTGGTTGTTGGACAGACGCGAGCCGAGCATCGGGGTCACGGTCAGCGAGACGATGGCCGACGAGATGATGGCGATGGCGACGACCATGCCGAATTCGTTGAACACGCGGCCAACGACGCCGCCCATCAGCAGGATCGGGATGAAGACAGCAATCAGCGAAACCGACATGGAAATGATGGTGTAGCTGACTTCGCCGGCACCCTTGATCGCCGCTTCCCGCACCGGCATGCCTTCTTCGACATGGCGCAGGATGTTTTCGAGCATGACGATCGCGTCGTCGACCACCAGCCCCACCGCGAGCGTCAGCCCGAGCAGCGAGATGTTGTCGATGCTGTAGCCAAGCACATACATCATGCCGAAGGTCGAGATCAGCGACAGCGGAACCGCAAGTCCCGGAATGATCGTTGCGGTCGCATGGCCGGTGAAAAGGTAGATGACGAGAACGACGAGGCCGATCGTCAAGAGCAGCGTGAACTTCACGTCGGAAATGGCATCGCGAATGGGTTTTGCCGCGTCGTTCATGACGACGGTGTTCACCGAGGGTGGGATTTCGGCGTGAAGCTGCGGCAGCTTGGCGTTGATCGCATCGACGACATCGACCGTGTTGGCATCCGGCTGACGCTGGATGGCGAGAATGATGCCGCGCTGGCCGTCATACCAGCTTCCGGTATACTGGTTCTCGACACTGTCCTGCACATCGGCGATATCGCCGAGGTGGATCGGCGCACCATTCGGATTGGCAATGACGAGCGAGCGGAATTGTTCGGCGTTGGTGCGCTGCGTGTTTGCCGTGATGGTCATGCTCTGCGAGTTGTTCTGCAGCGTTCCCACCGGCTGCTGGCTGTTGGCCGCAGCTAGCGCCTTGTTGACGGTATCGATGCCGATGCCGCGGGTCAAAAGCTTGTTGCGATCGACCTCGACGCGCACGGCGTAGGTCTGCGCACCGTAGACGCTGACCTGAGCAACGCCGGGGAGTGTGGAAAGCGACGGCGAGATGATGTCCTCGGCGATCTCGTCGAGCTTGCTGCGCGGCATGGTGTTGCTCTGCACCGAAAGCAGCATCACCGGCGCATCGGCCGGATTGGTCTTGCGGTAGCTCGGCGGTGTCGTCAAGTTGTCGGGCAACTGCCGGGTTGCATGCGAGATCGCCGCCTGCACGTCGGCTGCGGCGGCGTCGATATTGCGATTGAGATCGAACTGCAGCACGATGCTGCTGCTGCCGAGCGAACTCGAGGCGCTGATTTCGCTGACCCCGGGAATGGTCTCGAACTGCTTGATCAGCGGCGTGGCAACCGAGGTTGCCATCGTCTGCGGCGAGGCGCCGCTCAACTGCGCCGAAACGTTGATTGTCGGGAAATCGACCTGTGGAAGTGCCGCGACCGGAACGAGTTGGTAACCGGCAAGGCCAGCCAGAATGACGCCGATGGCAAGCAGCGTCGTCGCGACGGGCCGCTGGATACAGAAATTGGGGATCATTGCTGAGCTCCCACCGCGATCGTCTCGGACTGCTGCTGCCGAGGCTCGTCGGCGGAGGCGACATCAAGCGCCTTTTCGTCGAACTGCTCGTTGATCGCCTGCTGATCGCTGAGCTGGCCCTGACCCTCGACGACAACGTGGTCGCCTGCCGAAAGACCCGCGCCGATGGCGGTGAAGCCGCCATTTGCGCGGGCGACGGTGACCGGCGTCAGATGCGATTTGCCGTCCTTGGCGACGAAGGCGAAGAAACCCTCAGGGCCGGGGCTGACGGCAACCGTCGGCACCACCACCTGCTGTTCGTCATTGTTGAAATGCACCACGATGTTGACCGACTGGCCGGGCCAGAGCGCACCGGAGGCATTCTCGAATTTCGCCTTGGCGAGGATCGTGCCCGAGGCCGTGTCGACCGTGTTGTCGTAGAAGCTGATCTCGCCCTTTCGGACCTGTCCCTTGGTGGATTTGGGAACCGTGCTGACCGCGACCGGACCGGCTGCCAGAGCGCTTTTCAACGTGCGCAGGTAGCGCTCCTGCAGGTGGAATTTTATATAGATCGGGTCGTATTTGGCGATGGTGACGATTGCCGCGCCGGCACTGAGAAAAGCGCCTTTGCTGACGGCGATATCGCCGAGCCGACCATCGAAGGGCGCGCGAATGTCGGTGTGCTCGAGGATGACCTGATCGGAGACAAGCGATGCCTTGTCGGCGTCAACAGTGGCTGCGGCGGTATCACGGGCGGCGACCGCCTGGTCGAGGCTCTGCTGGGTGCCCGCCTTCTGGTCGAAGAGATCTCGCGCGCGCGTCAATGCGGTCGCGGCCTCCGAAAGGGTGGCGGTGTCGCGCACGATCATCGCATTGTCCTTGTCGACCGCTGCCTTGGCCGTCCGCCCGTCCAGCTTGGCGATCAGGTCGCCGGTTTTGACGGTCGCCCCA
This Rhizobium sp. NZLR1 DNA region includes the following protein-coding sequences:
- a CDS encoding efflux RND transporter permease subunit, with the translated sequence MIPNFCIQRPVATTLLAIGVILAGLAGYQLVPVAALPQVDFPTINVSAQLSGASPQTMATSVATPLIKQFETIPGVSEISASSSLGSSSIVLQFDLNRNIDAAAADVQAAISHATRQLPDNLTTPPSYRKTNPADAPVMLLSVQSNTMPRSKLDEIAEDIISPSLSTLPGVAQVSVYGAQTYAVRVEVDRNKLLTRGIGIDTVNKALAAANSQQPVGTLQNNSQSMTITANTQRTNAEQFRSLVIANPNGAPIHLGDIADVQDSVENQYTGSWYDGQRGIILAIQRQPDANTVDVVDAINAKLPQLHAEIPPSVNTVVMNDAAKPIRDAISDVKFTLLLTIGLVVLVIYLFTGHATATIIPGLAVPLSLISTFGMMYVLGYSIDNISLLGLTLAVGLVVDDAIVMLENILRHVEEGMPVREAAIKGAGEVSYTIISMSVSLIAVFIPILLMGGVVGRVFNEFGMVVAIAIISSAIVSLTVTPMLGSRLSNNHSRPPLIIRIFDAGFERTLNGYDRAVGWCLQHRPTILGVFLGSVALTIYFFMTLPTSFFPQEDIGRLTISTQARQDISYSAMEALQQQAAAAVKANPAVNHVMSTIGGNPNKPQNNGSMFVELKDKKARPPLDQTLRELRTAINKIPGLQAFVTPNQSLRFGGRQTASQYQLVVQALSADQTNLWAGKIQAAMRKDRLFTDVTSDAQNNALQANIVIDTERAAAYGIDNDTLRTTLQESFSGYSAAEIQSTGDSYNVIVEYDTSKPWDDQKLSEIRVASANGSLVPLSNFAHVQRTTGPVTINQTGQLVSTTVSFNLPEGVSLSDATTAVDQIKKDIATPADVFTSYGGTAEIFQQSQGNTPYLILAAVLTIYVVLGVLYESFIHPLTILSGLPAAAFGALLALKIMGFDLSIIALIGLLMLIGIVKKNAIMMIDVAVETMRTTGEKATAAIHEACVRRFRPIMMTTFCALLGALPIALGTGASSELRQPLGIAVVGGLIVSQMLTLFITPVIFVEMDRFGNFLGRLIGGKKVAEPVVQEARAMAAE
- a CDS encoding efflux RND transporter periplasmic adaptor subunit is translated as MKKFWITVSVIAVAAVGVWQFGNLIPYASRIPTLSQFIKQPAGSNGGGQQARGDQAQADDQTQNGGQHQGGGRRRGGGGPTVVKTVAAVKTTLPTDVTATGWADADDNTTIAAQEQGLIVSIDAQDGATVKTGDLIAKLDGRTAKAAVDKDNAMIVRDTATLSEAATALTRARDLFDQKAGTQQSLDQAVAARDTAAATVDADKASLVSDQVILEHTDIRAPFDGRLGDIAVSKGAFLSAGAAIVTIAKYDPIYIKFHLQERYLRTLKSALAAGPVAVSTVPKSTKGQVRKGEISFYDNTVDTASGTILAKAKFENASGALWPGQSVNIVVHFNNDEQQVVVPTVAVSPGPEGFFAFVAKDGKSHLTPVTVARANGGFTAIGAGLSAGDHVVVEGQGQLSDQQAINEQFDEKALDVASADEPRQQQSETIAVGAQQ